A stretch of the Marmota flaviventris isolate mMarFla1 chromosome 12, mMarFla1.hap1, whole genome shotgun sequence genome encodes the following:
- the Commd3 gene encoding COMM domain-containing protein 3 isoform X1, translating into MELSESVQKGFQMLADPGSFDSNAFTLLLRAAFQSLLDAQADEAVLDHPDLKHIDPVVLKHCHAAAATYILEAGKHRADKSTLSTYLEDCKFDRERIELFCTEYQNNKNSLEILLGSIGRSLPHITDVSWRLEYQIKTSQLHKMYKPAYLVTLNVENTDSQSYPEISFSCSMEQLQDLVGKLKDASKSLERATQL; encoded by the exons ATGGAGCTCTCGGAGTCTGTGCAGAAAGGCTTCCAGATGCTGGCTGATCCCGGCTCCTTTGACTCCAACGCCTTCACGCTTCTCCTCCGGGCGGCTTTCCAGAGCCTGCTGGACGCCCAGGCGGACGAGGCCGTGTTAG atcACCCAGACTTGAAACATATTGACCCTGTGGTTTTAAAACATTGTCATGCGGCAGCTGCAACTTACATACTGGAGGCAGGAAAGCACCGAGCTGACAAGTCAACTCTAAG CACATATCTAGAAGACTGTAAATTTGACAGAGAGCGAATAGAACTGTTTTGCACAGAATATCAG AATAATAAGAATTCTCTAGAAATCCTACTGGGAAG TATAGGTAGATCTCTCCCTCATATAACTGATGTTTCTTGGCGCTTGGAATATCAGATAAAG ACCAGTCAACTTCATAAAATGTACAAACCTGCATATTTGGTGACGCTAAATGTAGAG aaCACTGATTCCCAATCCTACCCAGAAATTAGTTTTAGTTGCAGCATGGAACAATTACAG gaCTTGGTGGGGAAACTTAAAGATGCTTCAAAAAGCCTGGAAAGAGCAACTCAGTTGTAA
- the Commd3 gene encoding COMM domain-containing protein 3 isoform X2 — translation MELSESVQKGFQMLADPGSFDSNAFTLLLRAAFQSLLDAQADEAVLDHPDLKHIDPVVLKHCHAAAATYILEAGKHRADKSTLSIGRSLPHITDVSWRLEYQIKTSQLHKMYKPAYLVTLNVENTDSQSYPEISFSCSMEQLQDLVGKLKDASKSLERATQL, via the exons ATGGAGCTCTCGGAGTCTGTGCAGAAAGGCTTCCAGATGCTGGCTGATCCCGGCTCCTTTGACTCCAACGCCTTCACGCTTCTCCTCCGGGCGGCTTTCCAGAGCCTGCTGGACGCCCAGGCGGACGAGGCCGTGTTAG atcACCCAGACTTGAAACATATTGACCCTGTGGTTTTAAAACATTGTCATGCGGCAGCTGCAACTTACATACTGGAGGCAGGAAAGCACCGAGCTGACAAGTCAACTCTAAG TATAGGTAGATCTCTCCCTCATATAACTGATGTTTCTTGGCGCTTGGAATATCAGATAAAG ACCAGTCAACTTCATAAAATGTACAAACCTGCATATTTGGTGACGCTAAATGTAGAG aaCACTGATTCCCAATCCTACCCAGAAATTAGTTTTAGTTGCAGCATGGAACAATTACAG gaCTTGGTGGGGAAACTTAAAGATGCTTCAAAAAGCCTGGAAAGAGCAACTCAGTTGTAA